The Vanessa cardui chromosome 9, ilVanCard2.1, whole genome shotgun sequence genome has a window encoding:
- the LOC124532395 gene encoding 39S ribosomal protein L32, mitochondrial → MIPRLTYVMNILRNLERNIIQSFGYPPKELALAYVQQKQLPRQSTKFTLKDLVGDGILLAVPKFRRTVEKRWKRKFGTPEYVWKMLVPKTNIAVCNECGHHHERGRLCGNCYKRIETETKEIQAKIEEKLGNNKPIENDVIVLYNGEKLPDETKEFWQGKRIVEMKKERPQWFSKNLLQKTTQQPSDSKDVKPTDLA, encoded by the exons ATGATTCCTCGTCTCACATACGTAATGAATATTTTGAGGAATTTAGAAAGAAACATCATACAATCATTTGGTTATCCTCCAAAAG AACTGGCCTTAGCTTACGTTCAGCAGAAGCAACTACCCCGCCAATCCACTAAATTTACTCTTAAAGATCTGGTTGGAGATGGTATTTTACTAGCAGTACCAAAGTTTAGACGGACCGTAGAAAAAAGGTGGAAAAGGAAGTTTGGAACCCCAGAATATGTTTGGAAAATGCTTGTACCAAAGACCAACATAGCAGTGTGTAATGAATGTGGACATCATCATGAGCGTGGACGCCTTTGTG GAAATTGTTACAAAAGAATAGAAACAGAAACAAAGGAAATTCAAGCAAAAATTGAGGAGAAACTGGGCAATAACAAACCTATTGAAAATgatgttattgtattatataatggaGAGAAACTTCCTGATGAG ACTAAAGAATTCTGGCAAGGAAAGAGAATTGTTGAAATGAAGAAGGAAAGACCACAATGGTTTAGTAAGAATCTTCTCCAGAAAACCACCCAGCAGCCTTCAGATTCTAAAGATGTCAAACCTACAGACTTAGCTTAG